TAGTCAGCCTCTGCACGACGCGCTGTCCAGCGGGGCAAAAGTTGACGACGTAGCTACCTGGACTTACCGCGCTTCAAATATTACCGCCGCAGCCGCGCACTACAACGATACAGTCGCAAAGCTCGGCGGCTTTCTCCATCGACTGAGTCAACCCGACCGGGTCGAATTTGTACACAAGTGGCTCTGCCGGGCCGTTGAACTGTCGCGCGAGTTGCACAGCAACGGTTTTAGGAGTTCACACCACACTGAGCTGTCCCACCAAGCTGCTTGGCTGCGAGCTTTCGAGCGGTGGCGCGACGGAACCATTGGTGGTGGCTCTACGCCAAATCCGGGCGCGTAACACCTTCTCGATCGCTCTCACCCTGTCAGCGGAAAAGTGCGGCGCCGAACCCCTCGCGGGAACAACTTCGGTCGCTGCATATCCGTGTTGTAGCCACAGTCCAACACCCTGATCAACGAAGGCACTGAGTACATCAGCGGAAATACGTACCTGATTCCCATCAAGTACGACGTAGGCCCTGTCGACGAAGGTGAGGTACGAGACCGCCTGATCCAGAGCACGCTTCCAGAGACGAAGTTTCGCCTCGAAAGCAATCAACTCGACACCACCGGTCTGCGCCGACTGATTGAGCTTCCACTCAGCCTCGCCTACCCGCTCGATTGCTCCAATGCGACACAGCTTTTCGAGTACACGGAAGCAGGTTACATCGGGGAGAAACAAGGCGCGTTGTATAGCTCTAGTTTCCATCAATCCAGCACGTTCGAGTACCGCCAATACAGAGCCTTCGATTGTAGTGAAGTGACTCCTAGCGAGTATGCTGGGACGCCGATTAACCACCCCGACGAGAACGTCTGGAATCACTAGCCCGATACTCGGCTCGCGCACAATCTTGATTGTGGCAGCCGTCTCCAAGGCGAGCACACTTGGGAGCGCCCGCTGGATGAGCGGCACCATGTGACGCTCGAGTCTGAATGGGCGGCTATCACGGATCATCTGGACACACTAGGCACGAGACGAGAACGGAACACGGTCGAATATACCTGGATAGCGCGACGAACGCACCAACTAAATAGCGGATCCTCAAAAGGCACACACATATCGAACAACCGCTCGCTGCGTGCACAACTTAGTACCACGACCGCCCTGCGGAGTTCGTTCGGAAAGCCTACTTAGACATTGGGTGGTGAACGAGCTCGAACCACTTAACGGGAGCCTGTCGGGTCCGGGCAGGTTCACCAAGATTCCAGCACTTGGACCGAGGCAACCAACGAGTACTCCTCCGCGTCGGGGATGGGATGGTACTGATGGTGCCCGGTGCTCGCCCACAAGCTCGTCGCGAATTTCGGAGCACTTGGGCGATTCCTACCAACAAGTTTGACTTCTGTAGTAGAAGGTGCACTTACCCGCGTTGTTCCAATGCACATTCGACGGTCGTCCGAACGCCCTCTTCTACTTCTACACCTACAGCGACACCCCCGCCACGCGCTCCGGCATCAGCATGTTCCCCGTGCTGCCCACGATCGGCGTGGAGGCGACGTTCTGAACTTGCCCGCCCCCCTACGTGGAACGGGGAACGCAGCTACTGGTTCAGGAAAAGGTGCTGCCACGAGTAAAGCCAGAGCAGGAGCAGGCCGGCTTGGATCCAGATTCGCCGTTTTCCCCGCGCAACCAGCCGTCGGAGGCGTTCTTCGGTGATCGGAGGAACTACAGGCGGGGCCATCCTGTCGTGCCGAGCGCAAGCCATTGCACCGATGGTCATGAGGCCGGAAACGAACGTGACCGCGGCGAAGAGCGCCCAGAGCCACCACAGCTTTGCACGCCACCCCGCGTACAGGCACACGGCTGAGGCGCGTAAAAGGGTGCTACCTCCAGCAGTCATGAATCCGAACGGACTGGTACTCAACCTTTCGTACGCTCGGATTTCGGCTGCTTCGGGATCGCGCAGCCAGCGCTGCCACGAATAGAGGCACTTCAGCGGGAAGTACGCGAACACGAGTACGTCAAGGAAGTGATACATAGATACGTGTTGGATTCGACTCCGCTCGCGCTCAACGGTGCTACGGCTACGGCACGGAGTCCGTTTCGCGGTGATGCTGGCACTATGCGGTGCGGAAGGCATCTCGCTCCTTCGCTGTCCGGTGCGCGAGGATGCAGACGAAGACTACGCGCCGAACGCACACTTCAGAAAGGCGGGAACGTCCTCTTCATACTTCTTCAACTACAGCGACACCCCCGCCACGCGCTCCGGCATCAGCATGTTCCCCGTGCTGCCCACGATCGGCGTGGAGGCGACGTTCTGATACGACGGCAAGCCCTACAGCGCCCTTCTGCCACGACCACGCTTCCCCTGTGACCTGTCGCCTCCTAGCTTTCCGGACATGACGACACCCGTGCAGACCCGAAGCGACGTTCTCGAACGTCTTGTGGCGGCGGAGGATGAGATCCGCGGCCTCGGCGTGGGACGGCTGGCACTGTTCGGCTCCTTCGCCAGATCGGAAGCTCGCCCTGAGAGCGACGTGGATCTGCTCGTCGAGTTCGCTCCCGAGCGGAAGAGCTTCGACGCGTTCATGCTCCTGTTCGACCTCCTCGAAGAGAGGCTCGGGCGCGCCGTGGAGCTCGTGACGACGGAGTCGCTCAGCCCCTATATCGCCCCCCGCATCCTGGCAGAGGCAGAGGATGTCGTTTGAGCTGCGTGACTATCTTCAGCACATCCTCGACGAAGCCGAGTACCTGCTCTGAAGCGTCGCGTCCGCCAGGAATTCTCTCCGAGTCACCCTGACCACGCGGAGGCGACCTTCTGAGGCGCCGCCATGACCGCGCAGGCCAGAAATCGTGCTGCCGCGACCGGGCCGCACGATTCTTGTGATGCATCCCTCCCGAGGCGGAAGCCGGTCGATGCCGGAGCAGCGGCGAGCACGACCGGGTGGCCCCAGGTGACGCGCACCCGCACCGGGATCGTCGCCGGGGAGCCGTTCGCCGGAGGGCGCGGAAACCATGCAGGGGACGGATGATGAAACGCGAACAGGTGGACGCAGGAATCGAGACGTACGCGCAGGACATCGTGGACACCGTGCGTGAGCCGCTGCTCATGCTCGACACCACGCTACGCGTGCGGAGCGCGAACCGCGCCTTCTACCAGACGTTCCGCGTGACGTCGGCGGAAACGGAGGACCAGCTCATCTACGAGCTGGGCAACGGCCAGTGGGACATCCCGGCCCTGCGCACCCTCCTGGAAGACATCGTCCCCAAGAACTCCGTCTTCGACGACTTCGAGCTGGAGCACACCTTTCCCGCGATCGGGCGGCGGGTGATGCTGCTGAACGCCCGCCAGCTGCGCGCCGGAAGCCACGGCGAGCTGCTGGTGCTGGCCATGGAGGACGTCACCGAGCGCCGCCGCGCCGAAGCCGACCTGGAGGCGATCGACGCGTACGCGCAGGACATCGTGGACACGGTGCGCGAGCCGCTGCTGATCCTGGACCCGTCGCTCCGCGTGCGCAGCGCCAACCGCGCCTTCTACCAGACCTTCGAGGTGGACGCCGAGGAGACGGAGAACCAGCTCATCTACGAGCTGGGCAACGGGCAGTGGGACATCCCGGCGCTGCGGACGCTGCTGGAGGACATCATCCCCAAGAGCTCGGTGTTCAACGACTTCGAGCTGGAGCACACCTTCCCCCAGATCGGGCGGCGGGTAATGCTGCTGAACGCCCGCCAGCTCCGCGCAGGCAGCCACGACGAGCTGCTCGTGCTCGCCATGGAGGACGTCACCGAGCGCCGCCGCGCGGAGGCGGACCTGGAGGCGATCGAGACGTACGCGCAGGACATCGTGGAAACGGTGCGCGAGCCGCTGCTGATCCTGGATCCGTCGCTCCGCGTGCGCAGCGCCAACCGCGCCTTCTACCAGACCTTCGAAGTGGGCGCGGGGGAGACGGAGGGCCGGCTGATCTACGAGCTGGGCAACGGCCAGTGGGACATCCCTGACCTGCGCATCCTGCTGGAGGACATCATCCCGACCCGGTCGGTGTTCAACGACTTCGAGCTGGAGCACACCTTTCCGCAGATCGGGCGGCGGGTGATGCTGCTGAACGCCCGCCAGCTCCGCGCCGGCAGCCACGGCGAGCTGCTGATGCTCGCGCTGGAGGACGTCACCGAGCGGCGCCGCGCCGAGGAGGAGGTGGCGGAGGCCCGCGAGGCGGCGGAGGCGGCGAACCGGTCCAAGAGCCAGTTCCTGGCCAACATGAGCCACGAGCTGCGCACCCCGCTCAACGCCATCCTCGGCTACTCGGAGATGCTCCAGGAGGAGGCCGACGAGCAGGAGCTGGAATCGTTCGCCGCGGACCTGGAGCGCATCAACTCCGCCGGGAAGCACCTGCTGGCGCTGATCAACGACATCCTGGACCTGTCCAAGATCGAAGCCGGAAAGATGGAGCTGTTCGTGGAGCGCTTCGACCTGGCCGAGCTGATCGACGAGGTCGCCTCCACGGTGCAGCCGATGGTGCACAAGAACGCCAACACCCTCAAGGTGGTGCGCGCCGCCGGCCTCGGCGAGATGCGCGCGGACCAGATGAAGGTGCGGCAGACGCTCTACAACCTCCTCTCCAACGCCGTGAAGTTCACGCAGGGCGGCACCATCACCCTCGACGCCGACCGCCAGCTCATGGACGGCGGCGAGTGGATCGTCTTCCGGGTGGCGGACACGGGGATCGGGCTCAGCGACGAGCAGCTCTCCAAGCTGTTCCTCGACTTCAGCCAGGCGGACGCATCCACCACGCGCCGCTTCGGGGGCACGGGGCTGGGGCTGGCCCTCACGCGCCGCTTCTGCCAGATGATGGGCGGCGACGTGTCGGTGCACAGCGTGATGGGAGAGGGGAGCGTCTTCACCATCAAGCTCCCCGCGCTGATGCAGGAGAGCGCGCCGGACGGCGACGGCACGCGCGCGGGCGCCTTCGTAGCCTCGCGCAACGGCGAGATCACCGCGGGCGGCGGCGAGGCCCCGCCCGGAACGAGCTGCGTGCTGGTGATCGACGACGACCCCGCCCCGCGTGAGCTCCTGCAGCGCTACCTGGCCCAGGAGGGGTTCACCGTCCGCACCGCCGCCAGCGGGCCGGAGGGGCTGCTCCTGGCGCGCACGCTGCACCCGGCGGCCATCACGCTCGACGTGATGATGCCCGACATGGACGGCTGGAGCGTGCTCAAGGCGCTCAAGGAAGACGCGGAGCTGCGCAACATCCCCGTCATCATGCTCACCCTGGTGGACGACCCGGAGGCGGGCTTCGCGCTCGGCGCGGCCGAGTACGCCAGCAAGCCCGTGGACCGGCACCGGCTCTCCGCCACCATCCGCAAGTACGTGCACCCCGGCCCCGAGTCGCTGGTACTGCTGGTGGAAGACGACCCGGCCACGCGCGCCATGATGCGCAACGTGCTGGAAAAAGAGGGATGCCGCGTCTGCGAGGCCGTCAACGGACGCGCCGGGCTCAAGTGCATGGAGGCGGAGCGCCCGGCCGTCATCCTGCTGGACCTGATGATGCCGGAGATGGACGGCTTCGAGTTTGCCGACCAGGTGCGCCGCCACCCCGAGTGGCGCAACGTGCCCATCATCGTCGTCACCGCCCACGACCTGAGCGCGCGCGACC
The nucleotide sequence above comes from Longimicrobium sp.. Encoded proteins:
- a CDS encoding nucleotidyltransferase family protein, whose amino-acid sequence is MTTPVQTRSDVLERLVAAEDEIRGLGVGRLALFGSFARSEARPESDVDLLVEFAPERKSFDAFMLLFDLLEERLGRAVELVTTESLSPYIAPRILAEAEDVV
- a CDS encoding response regulator is translated as MMKREQVDAGIETYAQDIVDTVREPLLMLDTTLRVRSANRAFYQTFRVTSAETEDQLIYELGNGQWDIPALRTLLEDIVPKNSVFDDFELEHTFPAIGRRVMLLNARQLRAGSHGELLVLAMEDVTERRRAEADLEAIDAYAQDIVDTVREPLLILDPSLRVRSANRAFYQTFEVDAEETENQLIYELGNGQWDIPALRTLLEDIIPKSSVFNDFELEHTFPQIGRRVMLLNARQLRAGSHDELLVLAMEDVTERRRAEADLEAIETYAQDIVETVREPLLILDPSLRVRSANRAFYQTFEVGAGETEGRLIYELGNGQWDIPDLRILLEDIIPTRSVFNDFELEHTFPQIGRRVMLLNARQLRAGSHGELLMLALEDVTERRRAEEEVAEAREAAEAANRSKSQFLANMSHELRTPLNAILGYSEMLQEEADEQELESFAADLERINSAGKHLLALINDILDLSKIEAGKMELFVERFDLAELIDEVASTVQPMVHKNANTLKVVRAAGLGEMRADQMKVRQTLYNLLSNAVKFTQGGTITLDADRQLMDGGEWIVFRVADTGIGLSDEQLSKLFLDFSQADASTTRRFGGTGLGLALTRRFCQMMGGDVSVHSVMGEGSVFTIKLPALMQESAPDGDGTRAGAFVASRNGEITAGGGEAPPGTSCVLVIDDDPAPRELLQRYLAQEGFTVRTAASGPEGLLLARTLHPAAITLDVMMPDMDGWSVLKALKEDAELRNIPVIMLTLVDDPEAGFALGAAEYASKPVDRHRLSATIRKYVHPGPESLVLLVEDDPATRAMMRNVLEKEGCRVCEAVNGRAGLKCMEAERPAVILLDLMMPEMDGFEFADQVRRHPEWRNVPIIVVTAHDLSARDRRRLSGYVETVLQKTGDSHESLLARVGELLDDFAVPRGVMPTPDGDQAAAL